The nucleotide sequence AGCGGTCCCCCCGGGAGCGGGGCCAGCCAGCAGGAGCTGGAGTCGTTCGCGAAGCTCGCGACCGGGCGCGCGGGGACCGGCAACGTGGTCGCGACCACCGGCATCCGCGGCCTCGACGAGGAGCAGCTCAAGACCGCGCAGCCCGATCCCGAGGAGCTCGAGAAGCTCGAGAGCTACGGCGTGACCCGCCAGCAGGCCGCCGAGTACGCGCGACGGCACAAGCTCGAGGCGCGCAAGGTCGCGCACCTGGCGGCGCCGAAGTGAGCGGGACCATGATGCGGCGCCCGGCGATCCTGCTCCTCGTCCTGCTCGCGGGCACGCAGGTGGCCGCAGCCGCCGACAGCCTGCGTTCCAAACTCACCGAACGTCTCTCCGAATCGCAGCGCATGCTGCTCGCGGTCACGGAGGAGGACGAAATCGCCGTCGGCCGGCGGGTCGCGGCCAACCTGCTCGGTGTCGCCCCGCTCGTGAAGGACGACAAGCTCCAGCGCTACGTGAACACCGTTGGCCGCTGGGTGGCGGCGCAGAGCAGCCGGCCGGACCTGCCGTGGCGCTTCGGCGTGGTCGAGTCGGCGGACGTCAACGCGTTCGCCGGGCCCGGCGGCTATATCCTGGTCACGCGCGGCCTCTATGCCTCGTTGAGCGACGAGTCGGAGCTCGCCGGCGTGCTCGCGCACGAGATCGCGCACGTGATCGAGCGCCACCACATCGAGCTCATGCGCAAGACGACGCTCATCGAGGAGGGTCGCAAGGCGCTGGAGAAGCAGGTGGGCGACAAGGAGGAACTGGTGCGCAGGCTCGTGGGCAGCGGTGCGCAGATCTTCGCGCGCCGGCTCGACCAGGCGGCGGAGTTCGAGGCGGACCGCAAGGGCGTCGTGCTCGCCGCGCGCGCCGGGTATGGCCCCTACGGGCTGCCGGCCGTGCTCCAGAAGATCGGAAGCGTGGCGAAGTCCGACGACCGGGTGCAGCTGCTCTTCAAGACGCATCCGCCCGTCGAGGAACGGCTGCGCATGCTGGACCGGGTCATGGGCGCCGAGTTTCTCCGTTACGAGCGGCCCGGAGCGGGCGGTGCCCTGGCGCCCCTCAGATGAGACGGGCATGAACCGGGAACCCGAGATCTACGTGAGCACCGACATCGAGGCGGACGGGCCGATTCCCGGTCCGCACTCGATGCTGAGCCTCGCGTCGGCGGCCTACCTCGCCGACGGAACGCTGCTCGGCACCTATACCGCGAACCTGGAGACGCTTCCGGGCGCCGGCCCGGACGAGCGCACGATGGCGTGGTGGCGCGGCTTCCCCGACGCCTGGGCCGCGTGCCGCCGGGAGACGCGCGCGCCCGAGCACGTGATGCGCGACTACCTCGGCTGGCTGAAGACGCTGTCCGGGCGCCTGGTGTTCGTCGGCTGGCCCGCCTCCTGGGATTTCATGTGGGTCTACTGGTACCTGGTTCGCTTCACCGGCGAGCGACCGTTTCGCGAGAACGCGCTCGACGTGCGCTCGTACGCCATGGGCATGCGCAAGACGGAGTTTCGGCAGACCTCGCGCACGTATCTTCCGAAGCGCTGGTTCGACGAGAGCATGCCGCACACGCACGTCGCGCTCGACGACGCGCGCGAGCAGGGGACGATGTTCCTCAACATGCACGCCGAGAACCTCAAGGGGCCGGCCAAATGAAGCGCCGCGTCGCGGGCTTCGCCTGGCTGGTCGTGCTGGCGCTCACCACGGCCTGCGCGCCGCCGCCCGCCGTGGGCGCGGGGGCCGAGCCCGCCGTCAACGAGCCGTACCGCGACCCGGATTACGAGTCGTGGGTGCAGCGTTTCGAGCGCCCGGGCCGCGAGGTCTACGACCGGCGCCTCGACATCCTCCAGGCGAGCGGAGTCGCGCCGGGCATGACGGTCGCCGACATCGGCGCCGGCACGGGGCTGTTCGTGCGCCTGTTCGCGAAAGAGGTGGGACCGGCCGGCAAGGTGTACGCGGTCGATATCTCGAAGAACTTCATCGACAACGTGCTGCGCACGGCACGCGAGCAGGGACTCGCGAACGTCACCGGCATCGTGAACACCCAGACGGACACGAAGCTGCCCGCGCAGTCGGTCGACCTCGCTTTCAGCTCGGACGCCTACCACCACTTCGAGCACCCGCGCGAGATGCTGTCCTCGATTCATCGCGCGCTGAAGCCCGGCGGCCGGCTCGTCGTGATCGACTTCCGGCGCGAGCCCGGCAGGAGCTCCGCGTGGGTGCTCGGGCACGTGCGGCTCGGCAGGGACGAGGCCGTCCGCGAGATCGAGGCGGCCGGCTTCCGCCTGATCGAGGACCGGGACTTCCTGCGGGAGAACTACTTCCTGAAGTTCGAGAAGGCCGGCTGAGCGGCGCCTCCTGCCGGCGCGCCCAGCCGGCAATACGTCACGCCGCGGCGCGCGGGGCGTCCTTCAGCATGCGCCGCAGCGTTTCGCGGAACTCGGGCGTGTCTTCGTGACCGTGCACGCTCACCGCGTGCTGCACGGCGGCTTCGAGCAGCTCGTCCTCGGAGTCGGCATAAATGGCGATCGAGCAGTTCATCTCGCTCGGGTACTCGCGACAGTCGATGTACTTCCTGGCCATGGCTCCCTCCTCGCTGGGTGAGGGTTGAAGGTGGGGAAGCTCGACCCGGCCCCCCGGGTCGCCCGATCAATCTGCCACTCCCGTTCCGGCGAGGCAACGCGCGCGTCCAAGTTTCCCTTTCCTGCAACCGTTCCGGGGACTTCTAACTACAGGCGAAGGGGTTTGACGGCGGCCTCCATCCACCCGTCGGTACGCCGCCAGTCCACGCTCGGGTCGTCCACGTAGAGCTCGACCTCGTTGCCGTCCGGATCGCGGAGGTAGAGACTCTGGCTCACGGTATGATCGGACGCGCCGTCGAGCGCCACGCCCGCGCGCTCGATCCGTTCCTTCGTCGCGCGCAGCGCGTCCAGCGAATCCCCGATCTTCCAGCCCACGTGGTAGAGCCCGAGGCGCCGGCCCCGGGACGGCCCGGGCGCGTCGCCGATCTCGATCAGCAGCAGCTCGTGGTGCGTGCGCCCGCCGGTGAGCATGGCGGCGCGCCCGCCGAAGAGCTCGCCGACGACGTTCAGCCCGACGACGTCGCGGTAGAAGGCGACGGATCGCCCGAGGTTCCTCACGTAGAAGACCACATGCCCGAGTTCCGTCATCTCCGCGCTCCTCGTTTGGAAAGCCGGTTCAACGTGTCGAGTTCGAAGTCGAAGGGTCGCGCTTCGCGCGCGCTCGTCGACCATCGCCCGACGCCTTGCTCTTATCAATTGCCTTTCAGAAGCAGGGCTTGACCGCCGCGTCGCGGAAACGCTCCACGGCCGACACGATCTCCGCGTGCGCGTCCTCGGCCGGGCCCCATCCCTGCACCCGCACCCACTTGCCCGGCTCGAGGTCCTTGTAGTGCTCGAAGAAGTGCGCGATCTGCGCGATGAGGGTCGGCGTCATGTCGCCCGGCGCGCGCACTTCCCGGTAGAGCTGGCAGAGCCGGTCGACGGGAACGGCGAGCACCTTCGAGTCCGGGCCGGCCTCGTCCACCATCTTCAGCAGGCCGACCGGCCGGCAGCGGATCACCGAGCCGCTGATCAGCGGGACCGGCGTGACGACGAGGACGTCGACCGGGTCGCCGTCCTCCGACAGCGTGTGCGGCACGTAGCCGTAGTTGCACGGGTAGTGCATCGCCGTGTTCATGAACCGGTCCACGAACATGGCGCCGGTGGCCTTGTCGACCTCGTACTTCACCGGTTCTCCGTGGGCGGGGATCTCGATGATCACGTTGACGTCGCGGGGGACGTCCGCTCCCGAGCTTACGCGGTCCAGGTTCACAGCCGGTCCTCCGTACGGACGTTGCCCGGTACGCGGGGCGGTCGCGTGGCGAGGCGCACGGGCGCCGGCCCGCGCGGATCACCGCAGGTCGACGGGCAACGGGCCGAACCGGATGCGATCGTTCGTATCGGCGTCCGTGAGGCCCACGCGCACGCTCAGTACGTCGTCGCCTTGAAACAGGCGGGTGACGTTCCAGTACCGGTCGGGGGACCGGTCGTCGACCCGCGCCACCGGAAAGTAGAGCAGGCCCCGCACGGTCGCGCCCGGACCGATCCCCGTCTGCTGGAACGAGGAAGTGACGACGTACTCGTCGATGCTTCGTTCCGCCCTTCCCGGCAGTCCGGTGTTC is from Sulfurifustis variabilis and encodes:
- a CDS encoding M48 family metalloprotease, translated to MMRRPAILLLVLLAGTQVAAAADSLRSKLTERLSESQRMLLAVTEEDEIAVGRRVAANLLGVAPLVKDDKLQRYVNTVGRWVAAQSSRPDLPWRFGVVESADVNAFAGPGGYILVTRGLYASLSDESELAGVLAHEIAHVIERHHIELMRKTTLIEEGRKALEKQVGDKEELVRRLVGSGAQIFARRLDQAAEFEADRKGVVLAARAGYGPYGLPAVLQKIGSVAKSDDRVQLLFKTHPPVEERLRMLDRVMGAEFLRYERPGAGGALAPLR
- a CDS encoding exonuclease — encoded protein: MNREPEIYVSTDIEADGPIPGPHSMLSLASAAYLADGTLLGTYTANLETLPGAGPDERTMAWWRGFPDAWAACRRETRAPEHVMRDYLGWLKTLSGRLVFVGWPASWDFMWVYWYLVRFTGERPFRENALDVRSYAMGMRKTEFRQTSRTYLPKRWFDESMPHTHVALDDAREQGTMFLNMHAENLKGPAK
- a CDS encoding class I SAM-dependent methyltransferase → MKRRVAGFAWLVVLALTTACAPPPAVGAGAEPAVNEPYRDPDYESWVQRFERPGREVYDRRLDILQASGVAPGMTVADIGAGTGLFVRLFAKEVGPAGKVYAVDISKNFIDNVLRTAREQGLANVTGIVNTQTDTKLPAQSVDLAFSSDAYHHFEHPREMLSSIHRALKPGGRLVVIDFRREPGRSSAWVLGHVRLGRDEAVREIEAAGFRLIEDRDFLRENYFLKFEKAG
- a CDS encoding DUF1059 domain-containing protein, which gives rise to MARKYIDCREYPSEMNCSIAIYADSEDELLEAAVQHAVSVHGHEDTPEFRETLRRMLKDAPRAAA
- a CDS encoding VOC family protein, with translation MTELGHVVFYVRNLGRSVAFYRDVVGLNVVGELFGGRAAMLTGGRTHHELLLIEIGDAPGPSRGRRLGLYHVGWKIGDSLDALRATKERIERAGVALDGASDHTVSQSLYLRDPDGNEVELYVDDPSVDWRRTDGWMEAAVKPLRL
- the ppa gene encoding inorganic diphosphatase: MNLDRVSSGADVPRDVNVIIEIPAHGEPVKYEVDKATGAMFVDRFMNTAMHYPCNYGYVPHTLSEDGDPVDVLVVTPVPLISGSVIRCRPVGLLKMVDEAGPDSKVLAVPVDRLCQLYREVRAPGDMTPTLIAQIAHFFEHYKDLEPGKWVRVQGWGPAEDAHAEIVSAVERFRDAAVKPCF